One window from the genome of Podospora pseudocomata strain CBS 415.72m chromosome 6, whole genome shotgun sequence encodes:
- a CDS encoding hypothetical protein (EggNog:ENOG503NV0V; COG:E) — protein sequence MQTSSQDIAATATEFGISTRGAYNQLYMRGWSFFEQCLATPWSPATPDGVINLGVAENSLMHNQIVKFIKQNTQVDPISQLTYGNGPRGSPRLQRALASFLNRKFSPLEPAKSDDIIVMAGVTPVIDALTWALCNEGEGIIIPQPYYTAFATDIPGRARGVIIPATFQDIEGYKGFDDVFDAEMNVQALETALSNAESKGVKAKGLMLVNPHNPLGRCYPPETIRAIAGFCQAHNLHLISDEIYAQSIYNNPDATDVVPFTSALALDLPIDTQKLHVAYGASKDFCANGLRLGMLHTRNRGLMGAMASNAMLGWPPYLVQDIWAAMLEDTDYTDEFLGKNRELLGESYKVVTDFLREQGVGYYGNSNAGMFLWIDLRRHLVGKKEGGQPPELRVGKLSPGDLERYLEREQHIWKVLGENKILLAMGSVFASEELGWFRMTFSASRPALEIGLERLKRVFDALKRSQL from the exons atgcaaacctcctcccaagaCATCGCCGCCACGGCCACCGAGTTCGGCATCTCCACCAGAGGCGCCTACAACCAGCTGTACATGCGCGGATGGAGCTTTTTCGAACAATGTCTAGCAACACCGTGGTCACCCGCGACTCCCGATGGGGT aaTCAACCTAGGCGTGGCAGAAAACTCCCTTATGCACAACCAAATCGTCAAATTCATCAAGCAAAACACTCAAGTCGACCCAATCAGCCAACTCACCTACGGCAACGGCCCACGAGGCTCCCCCCGTCTCCAGCGTGCCCTAGCCAGCTTTCTGAACAGAAAGTTCTCACCCCTTGAGCCGGCAAAGAGTGATGACATCATCGTCATGGCCGGCGTGACGCCCGTGATAGATGCTCTGACATGGGCGCTGTGCaacgagggggagggaatcatcatcccccaGCCGTACTACACTGCCTTCGCGACCGACATCCCCGGTAGAGCAAGAGGGGTGATAATCCCGGCCACATTTCAAGATATCGAGGGATACAAAGGGTTTGACGATGTTTTTGACGCGGAGATGAACGTCCAGGCTCTGGAGACGGCCCTCAGCAATGCTGAGAGCAAGGGCGTCAAGGCGAAGGGGCTTATGCTGGTCAA CCCGCACAACCCGCTCGGGAGATGTTATCCTCCAGAGACGATCAGGGCCATCGCTGGTTTTTGTCAAGCTCataacctccacctcatcagcGATGAGATTTACGCTCAGTCTATCTACAACAACCCAGACGCCACAGACGTAGTGCCGTTTACATCTGCCCTCGCGCTGGATCTCCCTATTGACACCCAAAAACTCCACGTTGCATACGGCGCAAGCAAAGACTTTTGCGCCAACGGTCTCAGATTGGGGATGCTGCACACCCGGAACAGGGGACTGATGGGCGCGATGGCGAGCAATGCCATGCTTGGCTGGCCGCCGTACTTGGTGCAGGACATTTGGGCCGCCATGCTGGAGGACACCGATTACACTGACGAGTTCCTGGGGAAGAACCGGGAGCTGCTGGGGGAGTCATACAAGGTTGTGACTGATTTTTTGAGGGAGCAAGGGGTGGGATACTATGGGAATTC AAACGCGGGTATGTTTCTTTGGATAGATCTCAGACGGCACTTGgttgggaagaaggagggtggACAACCGCCTGAGTTGAGGGTTGGGAAATTGAGCCcgggggatttggagaggtaTCTGGAGAGGGAACAGCATATTTGGAAGGTTTTGGGTGAGAATAAGATCTTGTTGGCTATGGGCAGTGTGTTTGCGAGTGAGGAGCTGGGGTGGTTTAGGATGACGTTTAGTGCGTCGAGGCCGGCGTTGGAgattgggttggagaggttgaagagggtaTTTGATGCGCTGAAGCGAAGTCAACTGTAA
- a CDS encoding hypothetical protein (EggNog:ENOG503NW43; COG:L), whose protein sequence is MAYIAPIHRPSSVDHALLANVYSEEEQSLVLSRTNRVEVWRPSPDGLLSQAHTTNVNGTIAMLQKLRPKDAETDLLFVGTDRFEYFTLYWNRETSQMETTNATRDPGEHFMRNSQSLDRAIVDPSGRFIAMHLWEGVMTIARLGTRKTNAAQLDWMGQIRLAELFIKASTFLHNETGHPTVAFLYQTSANAQDSKLATYRLTSDDRNTVASEFNAQKHRIIDITIADAGANMLIPVRKVEEEVKRHNFRNTGSAKPHLGGVVVVGETRLLYIDDVTKATVESKLDKASIFVKWAEYNVQTYFLADDYGSLHLLTINTDGAEVKGMVLTKIGVTSRASELVYLGNEMLFVASHHGDSRLFQLDLSADKPADKPFLTLIQTISNIGPIMDFAVMDMGNRGGEDSQLGNEYSSGQARIVCGSGVYKDGSLRSVRSGVGLEDVGLLLEDLGQHVRGVFSLRGAVGEGKMDTLAVSFLTETRVFRFDSEGGVEEVGDFMGFRLDCQTLLARNLGGGMVLQVTTRGVVLVDAESGVTVATWVPRDENTIINASADGEWLLLSVEGTGLVSISTAGNELRLVKEKDISQQDQVACIHVAPQLQGIGVVGFWTSGTVSIIDLNTLEPMHGESLRQSQDDASIPREVVLVQVASPKVSGPTLFVAMEDGHVVTFNISADFELSGKKQVILGTRQARLHLLPQDNDSIYSILATTEHPSLIYGEENRIVYSAVTAEEAMFICPFDTEAFPDSIIVATDTQIKISKIDRTRRTHVRELPMGEMVRRIAYSPKEKVFGLGCIKRSLVDGDEVVQSSFRLVDEVIFQPVGKTFQLERTSYVELVEAVVRAELPDSYGNPAERFIVGTSFLPDPDYAMTGEHRGRILVFGIDDNKDPYLILSHLTKGVCRCLEVLDGNKIVAGLAKTVAIARYDETSTTTATLTRLASYKPSTHPIQIAAQGNIIGVADVMKSMTLVEYMPGDKDRLVEVARHWQSAAGTALCHVDGDDWLEADDQGNLMMLRRNADAVVMEDRKIMSVTAEMNLGEMVNRIRAVRVETSRGAMVVPRAFLGTVNGGIYMFGTVAPEAQDLLLRFQEKLARVVHTAGEIEFNCYRAFRNAEREGSEPVRFLDGELLEQFLDQDEATQREICEGLGPSLEHMRNVVEELRRMH, encoded by the exons ATGGCCTACATCGCCCCAATCCACCGGCCAAGCAGCGTCGACCATGCCCTGCTCGCCAATGTCTATTCAGAAGAGGAGCAGAGCTTGGTTCTCTC ACGAACAAACCGAGTAGAAGTATGgcgcccctcccccgacggcctcctctcccaagcccacaccaccaacgtcAACGGCACCATCGCCATGCTCCAAAAACTCCGACCAAAAGACGCCGAAACAGACCTCTTATTTGTCGGAACCGACCGCTTCGAGTACTTCACCCTCTACTGGAACCGGGAAACGTCTCAAATGGAAACCACGAATGCGACCCGCGACCCCGGAGAGCACTTTATGCGCAACTCGCAGTCCCTCGACAGAGCGATTGTCGACCCGTCAGGACGGTTCATCGCCATGCACCTATGGGAAGGCGTCATGACGATCGCCCGCCTCGGCACCCGCAAGACAAACGCGGCGCAGCTGGACTGGATGGGACAGATCAGGCTGGCGGAACTGTTTATCAAGGCCTCGACATTTTTGCATAACGAGACGGGACACCCGACGGTTGCTTTTCTTTACCAGACTAGCGCTAATGCGCAGGATTCGAAGCTGGCGACGTACCGGCTTACGTCTGACGACAGGAACACGGTGGCCAGCGAGTTCAACGCGCAGAAACACAGGATCATTGATATCACGATTGCGGATGCGGGGGCGAATATGTTGATTCCCgtgaggaaggtggaggaggaagtgaaGAGGCACAACTTTCGCAATACGGGATCGGCTAAGCCGCAtcttgggggggttgttgtggtgggggagacgAGACTGCTCTATATTGACGACGTGACAAAGGCGACGGTGGAATCGAAGCTTGACAAGGCGAGCATTTTTGTCAAGTGGGCCGAGTACAATGTTCAGACGTATTTCCTTGCGGATGACTACGGCTCGTTGCACTTGTTGACGATCAACACAGACGGGgcggaggtgaaggggatgGTCTTGACCAAGATTGGGGTCACGAGCAGGGCGAGCGAGCTGGTTTATCTGGGGAATGAGATGTTGTTTGTGGCGAGTCACCATGGGGATTCGCGGCTGTTTCAGCTTGACTTGAGCGCGGATAAGCCGGCGGACAAACCTTTCCTGACGCTGATCCAGACGATATCGAATATTGGGCCGATTATGGACTTTGCGGTGATGGACATGGGGAAtagagggggggaggatagcCAGTTGGGGAATGAGTACTCTTCGGGGCAGGCGAGGATTGTTTGCGGGAGCGGGGTTTACAAGGATGGGTCGTTGAGGAGTGTGAGGAGCGGCGTTGggctggaggatgtggggttgttgttggaggatcTTGGGCAGCatgtgaggggggtgttCTCGCTGAGGGgggcggttggggaggggaagatggatACGCTTGCTGTGAGCTTTTTGACCGAGACGAGGGTTTTCAGGTTTGACTCTGAGGgtggggtggaagaggtggggGACTTCATGGGTTTTCGGTTGGATTGCCAGAcgttgttggcgaggaatcttgggggtgggatggttTTGCAGGTTACGACgaggggggttgtgttgGTCGATGCTGAGAGTGGGGTTACGGTGGCGACGTGGGTGCCCCGGGATGAGAACACCATTATCAATGCTTCTGCGGACGGGGAGTGGCTGTTGCTATCGGTGGAAGGGACGGGGCTGGTGTCGATCAGTACTGCTGGGAACGAGCTGcggttggtgaaggagaaggataTTAGCCAGCAGGATCAGGTTGCTTGCATACATGTTGCGCCACAGTTACAAGGGATCGGTGTGGTTGGGTTTTGGACGTCAGGGACGGTGTCGATTATTGACTTGAACACACTTGAGCCAATGCATGGGGAGTCACTACGGCAGAGCCAGGACGACGCGTCGATACctcgggaggtggtgcttgtTCAGGTGGCTTCGCCTAAGGTGTCGGGGCCAACGCTCTTCGTCGCCATGGAGGATGGCCATGTTGTCACGTTCAACATCTCGGCCGATTTTGAGCTTTCGGGGAAGAAACAGGTTATCCTGGGTACACGGCAAGCCAggcttcacctcctcccgcaagACAACGACAGCATCTACAGCATCCTGGCCACGACGGAGCACCCAAGCTTGATCTACGGTGAAGAGAACAGGATAGTATACTCGGCTGTCACCGCAGAGGAGGCCATGTTCATTTGTCCTTTTGATACAGAAGCATTCCCCGATTCGATCATTGTGGCGACGGACACACAGATCAAGATCTCCAAGATCGACCGCACGAGACGAACACACGTTCGCGAGTTACCCATGGGCGAGATGGTTCGTAGGATCGCCTACTCGCCAAAGGAAAAGGTTTTTGGTCTGGGTTGTATTAAGCGGTCGTTGGTGGAcggggatgaggttgtcCAGAGCTCGTTTAGgctggtggatgaggttATTTTCCAGCCTGTCGGTAAGACTTTTCAACTTGAGAGGACAAGTTACGTGGAGCTGGTTGAGGCGGTTGTCAGGGCTGAGCTTCCAGACTCGTATGGGAATCCTGCCGAACGGTTTATTGTCGGGACGAGCTTCTTGCCTGACCCGGATTATGCCATGACTGGTGAACACCGAGGGAGGATTTTGGTGTTTGGTATTGATGATAACAAGGACCCCTACTTAATCCTGAGCCACCTTACCAAGGGTGTGTGCAGGTGTCTGGAAGTCTTGGACGGGAATAAGATTGTGGCTGGGCTGGCCAAGACGGTGGCGATTGCGAGATACGACGAGACTTctacgacgacggcgacgttGACGAGGCTGGCTTCGTACAAGCCGTCGACGCATCCGATTCAGATTGCGGCGCAGGGGAATATCATCGGGGTGGCGGACGTGATGAAGAGTATGACGCTGGTTGAGTACATGCCTGGTGACAAGGATaggctggtggaggtggccAGGCATTGGCAGTCGGCTGCGGGCACGGCGCTGTGTCatgttgatggggatgacTGGCTGGAGGCGGATGATCAGGGGAAcctgatgatgttgaggaggaatgcggatgcggtggtgatggaggataGGAAGATTATGAGCGTGACGGCAGAGATGAatttgggggagatggtgaacAGGATCAGGGCGGTGAGGGTTGAGACGAGTAGgggggcgatggtggtgccgAGGGCGTTTTTGGGGACG GTCAATGGCGGGATATACATGTTCGGCACCGTTGCGCCCGAGGCTCAGGACTTGCTATTACGATTCCAGGAAAAGCTGGCAAGGGTTGTACACACAGCGGGGGAGATCGAGTTCAACTGCTACAGGGCGTTTAGAAATGcagaaagggaggggagcgAGCCGGTTAGATTCCTAGACGGGGAGCTATTAGAGCAGTTTCTAGACCAGGACGAGGCAACGCAGAGGGAGATTTGTGAGGGTTTGGGGCCCAGTTTAGAGCACATGAGGAATgttgtggaggagttgaggcGGATGCACTGA
- the RIP1 gene encoding Cytochrome b-c1 complex subunit Rieske, mitochondrial (BUSCO:EOG09264MIL; EggNog:ENOG503NV7A; COG:C) codes for MAPLSTVTRALARPSVLRVAARTISTTPAVRGDSSYSSPFKGESNSTKVPDFSKYLSDKKPSSNALISYFMVGTLGAITAGGAKSTIQEFLVNMSASADVLALAKVEVDLNAIPEGKNVIVKWRGKPVFIRHRTAAEIEEANNINVASLRDPEADSDRVQKPEWLVMLGVCTHLGCVPIGEAGEYGGWFCPCHGSHYDISGRIRKGPAPLNLEIPAYEFPEDDKLVIG; via the exons ATGGCGCCCCTCTCGACCGTGACGCGCGCCCTCGCCCGGCCCTCCGTCCTGCGTGTTGCCGCCCGCACCATCTCGACGACCCCGGCCGTCCGCGGCGACTCTTCCTACTCTAGCCCTTTCAAGGGCGagagcaacagcaccaaGGTGCCGGATTTCTCAAAGTACCTGTCGGACAAGAAGCCGAGCTCGAATGCGCTGATTAGCTATTTCATGGTGGGCACGTTGGGTGCGATCACTGCGGGGGGGGCGAAGAGTACCATTCAGG AGTTCCTCGTCAACATGTCCGCCTCTGCTGACGTCTTGGCTTTGGccaaggttgaggttgatttgAATGCCATTCCCGAGGGCAAGAAC GTCATCGTCAAGTGGAGAGGCAAGCCCGTCTTCATCCGCCACCGCACAGCcgccgagattgaggaggccaacaacatcaacgttGCGTCGCTAAGAGACCCCGAGGCCGACAGCGATCGTGTTCAGAAGCCTGAGTGGCTTGTCATGTTGG GTGTCTGCACACACTTGGGTTGCGTCCCCATcggcgaggccggtgagTACGGCGGCTGGTTCTGCCCCTGCCACGGCTCCCACTACGACATTTCGGGCCGCATCAGAAAGGGCCCTGCCCCTCTGAACCTCGAGATTCCCGCGTACGAGTTCCCCGAGGACGACAAGCTGGTTATTGGTTAA
- a CDS encoding hypothetical protein (COG:O; EggNog:ENOG503PTUC) has protein sequence MASSSSPRRALLNHVHQLRTYLSFSPEQKARRPVPFVRCDICRSETGEIITPATPGSALTTFPLSPTDCVRAGLVLPCGHMFHTECWDPYPATFRGKGAITCPRCRLRLNFSGMERNRCVDLPWRYHMPEPDNPSWKWEIEKIPKTAQEYILEGREAEFELGAMCNVDRLIGASLLGENIEVERDLVEGRGERVELSKLVDKVRADGWFFEEEIDLAFPGWLPRMEVGDIRREPPRGEEEAWVEGRLKRLMRREGYTWRGEPPPGSRRSGRNLWNISGDDDEDDDEDDEA, from the coding sequence atggcctcctcctcctccccccgccgcgccctcctcaaccacgtCCACCAACTCCGCACctacctctccttctcccccgagCAAAAAGCCCGCCGCCCCGTCCCGTTTGTCCGCTGCGACATCTGCCGCTCCGAAACAGGCGAGATCATCACCCCCGCGACCCCCGGCTCGGCATTGACAACCTTCCCCCTCAGCCCGACGGACTGCGTCCGCGCTGGTCTTGTCCTGCCGTGCGGCCACATGTTCCACACCGAATGCTGGGACCCCTACCCAGCCACGTTCCGCGGCAAGGGCGCCATCACCTGCCCGCGCTGCCGCCTCCGGCTCAACTTCTCGGGGATGGAACGCAATAGATGTGTTGATCTCCCCTGGCGGTACCACATGCCCGAACCGGACAACCCCAGCTGGAAGTGGGAGATTGAGAAAATCCCAAAGACGGCGCAGGAGTATATCCtcgaggggagggaggccgAGTTTGAGTTGGGGGCCATGTGCAACGTTGACAGGTTGATCGGGGCGAGTTTGCTGGGGGAGAATAtcgaggtggagagggacttggtcgaggggaggggggagagggtcgAGTTGAGCAAGTTGGTGGACAAGGTGAGGGCGGATGGGTGgttttttgaggaggagattgatcTTGCTTTTCCGGGGTGGTTGCcgaggatggaggtgggggatatACGGCGGGAGCcgccgaggggggaggaggaggcttgggtggaggggcggttgaagaggttgatgaggagggaggggtacacttggaggggggagccgccgccggggagcaggagaagtGGCCGTAATTTGTGGAATATTagtggggatgatgatgaggatgatgatgaggatgatgaagcatga
- a CDS encoding hypothetical protein (EggNog:ENOG503NW04) — protein sequence MKYGTALVAIAVGLASARDVPTYSLRATKREVPQEHSHEAVLRACNVALKLNNPNNILDCVFPLLGNAAAANGAGDISADRLDCLQQIVADQALTNAKAANDLDLAINAILFRALERNTLTVGEASPLCNETPVNAELVNINQHQDPASAEAANNAEVELEVAKALFSIGADPLLALQSGTFAPGEIGDPTAAGNTCNDENDAIGCIISQNLLVPAVSEADILAAVGDQEVCEPVVDDEPAVEEPPAVEEPPVDEEEVCEPVVEDEEPPVVEEPPVEEVPTGTVNVQTFTGALGGPAPAVISDPASNRPFSVNGNTFLQAGAAIQRSCAIQKNACANAANSGQIQGGAGQCDQQEAACLAAARRRKARRSVVGRRQNVLDFGSCGSPAIQFAAGLDGRQEESFQPVNAADFSHGSALNIDIISFFVCQRLDSACKASPETIEACEEGAAAASQAEGAQAASVFNAALGL from the coding sequence atgaagTACGGAACTGCTCTTGTGGCCATCGCCGTTGGCCTCGCCTCGGCCCGCGATGTGCCCACTTACTCCCTCCGAGCCACCAAGCGCGAGGTTCCCCAGGAACACTCGCACGAGGCCGTCCTGCGCGCCTGCAACGTCgccctcaagctcaacaacccaaacaacatcctcgactgcgtgttccccctcctcggcaacgccgccgccgccaacggcGCCGGTGACATCTCGGCCGACCGCCTCGACTGCCTCCAGCAGATCGTCGCCGACCAGGCTCTCACCAACGCCAAGGCCGCCAACGACCTCGACTTggccatcaacgccatcctcttccgTGCCCTCGAGCGTAACACCTTGACCGTCGGCGAGGCTTCCCCCCTCTGCAACGAGACTCCTGTCAATGCCGAGctcgtcaacatcaaccagcaCCAGGACCCTGCTTCTGCCGAGGCGGCCAACAACGCCGAGGTCGAGCTCGAGGTCGCCAAAGCTTTGTTCTCCATCGGGGCTGACCCGCTTCTTGCTCTGCAGAGCGGCACCTTTGCCCCTGGTGAGATTGGCGACCctactgctgctggtaaCACCTGCAACGACGAGAACGATGCGATCGGGTGCATCATTTCCCAGAACCTTTTGGTGCCTGCTGTTTCGGAGGCCGACATCCTCGCCGCTGTTGGCGATCAGGAGGTCTGCGagcctgttgttgatgacgagCCTGCTGTCGAGGAGCCCCCGGCTGTCGAGGAGCCCCccgttgacgaggaggaggtctgCGAGCCGGtcgttgaagatgaggagcCACCCGTCGTTGAGGAACCCCCCGTTGAGGAGGTCCCCACCGGCACTGTGAACGTCCAGACCTTCACCGGCGCCCTCGGCGGCCCTGCCCCCGCCGTCATCTCCGACCCTGCTTCCAACCGCCCCTTCTCCGTCAACGGAAACACCTTCCTCCAAGCCGGCGCCGCCATCCAGCGCTCGTGCGCCATTCAGAAGAACGCCTGCGCCAACGCTGCTAACTCTGGTCAGATCcagggtggtgctggacaGTGCGACCAACAGGAGGCCGCTTgcttggctgctgctcgtCGTCGCAAGGCTCGCCGTTCCGTCGTCGGTCGCCGCCAGAATGTCCTGGACTTTGGGAGCTGCGGCAGCCCCGCTATTCAGTTCGCTGCTGGGCTTGACGGGCGTCAGGAGGAGAGCTTCCAGCCTGTGAACGCGGCTGATTTCTCGCATGGGTCTGCGCTCAACATTGATATTATTTCGTTCTTTGTCTGCCAGAGGCTGGATAGTGCGTGCAAGGCTAGCCCCGAGACGATCGAGGCTTGTGAGGAGGGCGCGGCGGCTGCTAGTCAGGCTGAGGGTGCTCAGGCTGCTAGCGTGTTTAATGCTGCTTTGGGGTTGTGA
- a CDS encoding hypothetical protein (EggNog:ENOG503P0KI; COG:S): MAITQHPPSAPSEDGEHSDSHPQQQHPPSAPLHQHTLSSASTATVDIEAWTVSALESLNITPQVARGTSNSLAIPIDSHDLPAAALKLRFDPAAGAARQTITPPRRPPSRRDSMKKREALIKGNPGSRQRRRWENDHLLGVPNAQPPLPSDYQIQPTYPVLPTVPYQLAGYWDRGLREVVEGRKHPRQETKPGPGGLGYIPQNFRATAKRTPAVGRWLRVLEEPVRRFVVERGLAVTVEEQERRKEEEAMESEETDPEDEEIVFVGRGGDKVREGKPPVETQIKSATRRVGGEQERGMVLDTAGDDEVGGAFKRWLTHSISDYYGLDSKSVLVQGQGSKGKKVIFVGVKKQQQRKVAVKEQHLPVLPPPLWEMF, from the exons ATGGCAATCACCCAgcaccccccctccgccccctccgaGGACGGCGAACACTCCGACAGCcaccctcaacagcaacaccccccatccgcccccCTGCATCAGcacaccctctcctccgcctcaacAGCCACGGTCGACATCGAAGCTTGGACCGTCTCGGCGCTCGAGTCCCTGAACATCACCCCCCAAGTCGCGCGCGGGACCTCGAACTCGCTCGCTATCCCGATTGATAGCCATGATCTCCCTGCCGCGGCTCTCAAGCTGAGGTTTGACCCCGCTGCGGGTGCAGCAAGGCAAACAATCacccctcctcgccgtccccCGTCAAGAAGGGACTCGATGAAGAAACGGGAGGCGTTGATCAAGGGAAACCCCGGGTCgagacagaggaggaggtgggagaatGATCACCTTTTGGGGGTCCCCAACGCGCAGCCGCCTCTGCCGAGTGATTACCAGATTCAACCTACGTATCCTGTCTTGCCCACGGTGCCGTACCAACTTGCGGGGTACTGGGAccgggggttgagggaggttgtggaggggaggaagcaTCCTAGGCAGGAAACTAAACCGGGCCCGGGGGGGCTGGGGTATATACCCCAGAACTTTCGGGCTACGGCGAAGAGGACgccggcggtggggaggtggttgagggtgttggaggagccGGTTAGGaggtttgttgttgagagggggctggcggtgacggtggaggaacaggagaggcggaaggaggaggaggcgatggagaGTGAGGAGACGGATccggaggatgaggagattgtgtttgtggggagggggggggataaagtgagggaggggaagccgCCCGTGGAGACTCAGATCAAGAGTGCTACGAggcgggttggtggggagcaggagagggggatggtgctTGATACggcgggggatgatgaggttgggggtgcgTTTAA GCGGTGGTTGACGCACTCCATCTCTGATTATTATGGCTTGGATTCTAAGAGTGTTCTCGTCCAGGGGCAGGGTagcaaggggaagaaggtcaTTTTTGtgggggtgaagaagcagcagcagaggaaggTGGCCGTGAAGGAGCAGCATTTGCCTGTTTTGCCACCGCCGCTGTGGGAGATGTTCTAA
- a CDS encoding hypothetical protein (EggNog:ENOG503P8GA) produces the protein MIDHTHITMSPSHSLQRTKILDRARMNRRQNNPCTRASGNGTTIGSVQDFTLFCNTNLDGDVVERLDAFDLTACMDLCSSFHPRCDGASYDGTRCFLKTRLAPVDPRQFVRGIDSGIASFPEASSNCPALPGTQVALGTNFQVMCGFIIAGSDMSQNFAPTFQDCLGQCAATSGCAAVSYDPTLNLGFKNCYLKTGVADPGDLAADRRTDSARVLAAADPNQPPPGPGVSTIPVPPGGAANGNGVVFFTPPANPSITPSSIELPPAATTTALPGEATTAVSDISSTTETLAPPPAFPFPAPSASPDQFPDTFSGGANDPSIDPPSSNAWIAAPVVGSVAAIALIVISFIMLKRRRQSSPSSSPTEPRRDISRPSPISGLFTAWLPSRWSSSPVPRVPPLPVGIGNSNVSRSSTVGSSGRRMGNFSEVNTGERRNSVRNSVLGMVGDRDRRGMERLGDIEEGEMGRGEKEGERGGVKVYEVRNGRAELRELRSSLNGLGQNRWS, from the coding sequence ATGATTGATCACACACATATCACAATGTCACCTTCACACAGTCTACAACGTACGAAAATACTGGATCGAGCGAGGATGAACCGACGACAGAATAATCCCTGCACTCGGGCGAGCGGGAATGGGACGACGATAGGGAGCGTTCAGGACTTTACCCTGTTTtgcaacaccaacctcgacggGGATGtcgtggagaggttggacgCGTTCGACTTGACGGCGTGCATGGATCTCTGCTCCTCTTTCCACCCTCGCTGCGATGGGGCGTCGTACGACGGGACAAGATGTTTCTTAAAGACCCGCCTCGCACCGGTCGACCCGAGGCAGTTCGTGCGTGGTATCGACTCCGGAATCGCCTCCTTCCCCGAAGCCTCGTCCAACTGCCCTGCATTACCCGGCACCCAGGTGGCACTGGGGACAAACTTCCAGGTCATGTGCGGGTTCATTATTGCTGGGAGTGACATGAGCCAGAACTTTGCACCGACATTCCAGGATTGCTTGGGACAGTGTGCTGCTACATCAGGGTGCGCAGCCGTGAGCTACGATCCGACCCTGAACCTTGGGTTCAAGAACTGTTATCTCAAGACCGGCGTCGCCGACCCGGGAGATTTAGCCGCGGACCGGAGGACGGATTCGGCGCGTGTGTTGGCAGCGGCTGACCCGAATCAGCCCCCGCCCGGGCCGGGGGTGTCGACTATTCCGGTGCCACCGGGAGGAGCGGCGAACGGCAATGGGGTGGTCTTCTTCACTCCTCCCGCGAACCCATCCATAACCCCATCTTCTATTGAGCTCCcacccgccgccaccacaaCGGCTTTACCAGGCGAGGCCACCACTGCGGTCTCTGATATCAGCTCAACCACTGAAACCCTTgctccgccgccggcctTCCCATTCCCTGCCCCCTCAGCCTCGCCAGATCAGTTCCCCGACACCTTCTCCGGCGGCGCCAACGACCCCTCCATAGACCCCCCCTCAAGCAACGCCTGGATCGCCGCGCCCGTCGTCGGGTCAGTAGCTGCCATAGCACTGATAGTGATATCCTTTATCATGCTCAAACGCCGAAGGCAATCATCCCCTTCTTCGTCCCCAACCGAGCCAAGAAGGGACATTTCTAGACCGTCGCCAATATCAGGGTTGTTTACCGCTTGGTTGCCTAGTCGGTGGTCTTCCAGTCCAGTGCCGAGGGTTCCGCCTTTGCCGGTGGGGATAGGAAATAGTAATGTGAGTAGGAGTTCTACTGTGGGTAGtagcgggaggaggatggggaatTTTAGTGAAGTAAATACCGGGGAAAGGAGGAATAGTGTGAGGAATAGTGTTTTGGGTATGGTGGGGGACAGGGAtaggagggggatggagaggctgggggatattgaggagggggagatggggagaggggaaaaggaaggggaaaggggaggggtgaagGTTTATGAGGTTAGGAATGGGAGGGCGGAgctgagggagttgaggagtAGTTTGAATGGGTTGGGGCAGAATCGGTGGTCGTGA